A stretch of Aerococcus urinaehominis DNA encodes these proteins:
- a CDS encoding nucleoside hydrolase: protein MKLILDLDTGIDDAMALAYAVGHPEAEVLAVTSVFGNVETVTGADNAAAILKLLGREDIPVYVGAKRALDADQDYVQEAASGIFHGRNGLANLDFPAGAPVQDQDAVDYLVDQARALGDELTIVTTGPLTNLALAIQKDPEAMLSVRQVVSMGGALTVPGNVSYFAEANFNKDSKANNIVFDSGINMTMIGLDVTLQTLLTEDHINKWQAGSPAAQAFFDIVSYYFQAYDSSYDELRGCALHDPLAVSVALDERWVTGQTFCLRSLSGDQEGRIVQNLPALADGAEPNVRVGLAVDGPLYTRHFVETIEKAF from the coding sequence ATGAAGCTAATACTTGATCTGGATACCGGTATTGATGATGCAATGGCCCTAGCCTATGCCGTTGGCCATCCTGAAGCTGAAGTACTTGCAGTTACATCTGTTTTTGGTAATGTTGAAACTGTTACTGGGGCTGACAATGCAGCAGCCATTTTAAAATTGTTGGGACGGGAAGATATTCCTGTTTATGTTGGTGCCAAGCGGGCCCTAGATGCCGACCAAGACTATGTTCAAGAGGCTGCTTCGGGGATTTTCCATGGACGTAATGGCCTAGCTAATCTCGATTTTCCAGCGGGTGCTCCAGTTCAAGACCAGGATGCGGTTGACTACTTAGTCGACCAAGCTCGGGCCCTGGGTGATGAATTAACCATTGTCACGACTGGTCCTTTGACTAACTTAGCTCTGGCTATCCAAAAAGATCCTGAGGCTATGCTATCTGTACGCCAGGTTGTTTCAATGGGTGGCGCACTTACTGTGCCTGGAAATGTTTCATATTTTGCTGAGGCCAACTTTAATAAAGATAGTAAGGCCAATAATATTGTTTTTGATTCCGGCATTAATATGACCATGATAGGTTTAGATGTAACCTTGCAAACATTATTAACAGAAGACCATATCAATAAATGGCAAGCTGGCTCTCCAGCTGCCCAAGCCTTTTTTGATATTGTGAGTTATTACTTCCAAGCTTATGACTCCTCTTATGATGAATTACGTGGCTGTGCCCTCCATGATCCACTGGCTGTTTCAGTAGCCTTAGATGAACGTTGGGTAACAGGCCAAACTTTCTGTTTACGCTCACTGTCTGGTGATCAAGAAGGGCGGATCGTGCAAAATCTGCCAGCCTTAGCAGATGGTGCTGAGCCTAATGTTCGTGTGGGTCTGGCTGTTGATGGGCCGCTTTATACCCGTCACTTTGTTGAAACGATTGAAAAAGCCTTTTAG
- a CDS encoding ATP-binding protein, with translation MADRLPGLTYPAVLKGLELLLAEDSVIVPNIVGHGGIGKSQLIGDLAARNHYGFYEITCSLLQPGDLTMPIPKEDRVEYYLNPQVQGAIDWANAHPDSKVILFLDEFNRPVAMVQGELMNLVLQRNLMGTPLPDNVVIITAENPSSDTEGFEGTSYATNSRDMAINDRTMRIRMGTNLDSWIESFASQDHPKRPGHTMIHPLVIEFLQAEGRQYFIVVDETRDKNPTPRAYERISNLFYNYEDAGYQIQALNDDDLLAFLIEGIDGSIGEEAGAVMLTFLENHQADYIKPQEVAQTDGYQLDQSLSERLAAMQPIRRKRVVQDLVSFSVAHPELLTDDSFISRFADLFSQVDGDIQYSLVHRLMTDEETEGLEVLREALYQNDQFVDAAYDITMAINANR, from the coding sequence ATGGCAGACCGCTTACCAGGATTAACCTATCCTGCTGTTCTAAAAGGTTTGGAACTACTTTTAGCTGAAGATTCTGTTATTGTACCTAATATCGTTGGACATGGGGGGATTGGTAAATCACAATTGATTGGTGATTTAGCTGCCCGTAATCATTATGGTTTTTATGAGATTACTTGTTCCCTCTTGCAACCAGGTGATTTGACTATGCCCATTCCTAAGGAAGACCGGGTTGAGTATTATTTAAACCCTCAAGTTCAGGGAGCCATTGATTGGGCCAATGCCCATCCTGATTCCAAGGTTATTCTTTTCTTAGATGAATTTAATCGGCCGGTTGCTATGGTTCAGGGTGAATTAATGAACCTAGTGTTACAACGCAATTTGATGGGGACGCCACTGCCGGACAATGTTGTGATTATCACGGCTGAAAATCCATCATCAGATACTGAAGGTTTTGAAGGCACTTCGTATGCAACTAATTCTCGGGATATGGCGATTAACGACCGAACCATGCGGATTCGGATGGGTACTAACCTGGATAGCTGGATTGAAAGCTTTGCCAGCCAAGACCATCCTAAGCGACCAGGTCATACGATGATTCATCCGCTGGTGATAGAATTCTTGCAAGCGGAAGGACGCCAATACTTTATTGTGGTGGATGAGACCAGAGATAAAAACCCAACCCCTAGGGCTTATGAGCGGATTTCCAACCTCTTCTACAACTATGAGGATGCTGGCTATCAGATTCAAGCCCTTAATGATGATGATCTCTTGGCTTTCTTGATTGAAGGAATTGACGGCTCGATTGGTGAAGAGGCAGGGGCAGTGATGTTAACCTTCTTAGAAAATCACCAGGCTGATTACATTAAGCCCCAAGAAGTGGCGCAAACTGACGGATACCAACTTGATCAATCACTGAGTGAACGCCTAGCTGCTATGCAGCCGATTCGCCGCAAGCGCGTTGTCCAGGACTTAGTTAGCTTTAGTGTAGCCCATCCGGAATTACTAACCGATGATAGTTTTATCAGTCGTTTTGCTGACCTCTTCAGTCAAGTCGATGGTGATATTCAATATAGTCTGGTTCACCGCTTGATGACTGATGAGGAAACTGAGGGGTTAGAAGTTTTAAGGGAGGCGCTATATCAAAATGATCAATTTGTTGATGCTGCCTATGATATTACTATGGCAATTAATGCCAACCGCTAG
- the gdhA gene encoding NADP-specific glutamate dehydrogenase, with the protein MSAQEYVNRVLASVQERHQDKPEFVQAVEEFLPTIAGYVAEHPEIEAHNLLEIMVEPERVIQFRVPWQDDQGNWRVNLGYRVQYNSALGPYKGGLRFHPSVNESIVRFLGFEQIFKNALTSLPIGGGKGGSDFDPSGKSDAEVMRFCQSFMTELQKYIGPDRDVPAGDIGVRAREIGYMYGQYKRLNQTEPGVLTGKPTNQWGSFARTEATGYGVVYFAQNALADRGQDISGKRVVISGRGTVAMYAVEKAEQLGATVIAVSDITGYVYDEAGISAETLKNIPVDDAISLDEYTKHHPDAKFYPNESVWAADLSYDVALPCATQNEINAEMAQNMVDHGVKYVFEGANMPSQEAAVEIFDDNKVLFGPAKAVNAGGVAVSALEMAQNSQRLQWTFEEVDGRLQETMKAIYDACSNTAKRYSHPDDLRLGANVAGFARVSEVMLAQGLV; encoded by the coding sequence ATGTCTGCCCAAGAATATGTAAATCGTGTATTGGCCAGTGTCCAAGAACGTCATCAAGATAAGCCTGAATTTGTCCAAGCAGTGGAAGAATTTCTACCAACAATTGCAGGTTATGTGGCTGAGCACCCTGAAATTGAAGCCCATAATTTACTAGAAATCATGGTTGAACCTGAACGGGTGATTCAATTCCGTGTCCCATGGCAAGATGATCAAGGGAATTGGCGCGTTAATTTAGGCTATCGAGTCCAATATAATTCAGCTTTGGGTCCTTATAAGGGCGGTTTACGCTTCCATCCTTCAGTGAATGAAAGTATCGTTCGCTTCCTAGGCTTTGAGCAAATTTTCAAGAACGCCTTGACCAGTCTCCCTATCGGTGGTGGTAAGGGGGGATCAGACTTTGATCCTTCTGGTAAGTCTGATGCTGAAGTGATGCGCTTCTGCCAAAGCTTCATGACCGAATTGCAAAAATACATTGGACCTGATCGTGATGTACCAGCTGGAGATATCGGTGTGCGGGCGCGGGAAATTGGCTATATGTATGGCCAATATAAACGCCTCAATCAAACTGAACCTGGTGTCTTGACTGGTAAACCGACTAACCAATGGGGTTCATTTGCTCGGACAGAGGCTACAGGTTATGGTGTTGTTTACTTTGCCCAAAATGCCCTTGCTGACCGTGGCCAAGATATATCAGGCAAGCGGGTCGTTATCTCAGGTCGGGGTACCGTTGCTATGTATGCAGTAGAAAAAGCTGAGCAATTAGGTGCTACTGTCATCGCTGTTTCAGATATTACAGGCTACGTCTATGACGAAGCTGGTATTTCTGCAGAGACCCTTAAAAATATTCCAGTTGACGATGCCATTTCACTAGATGAATACACTAAACACCACCCAGATGCTAAATTCTATCCAAATGAATCTGTGTGGGCAGCTGATTTAAGTTATGATGTGGCCTTGCCTTGCGCAACTCAAAATGAAATTAATGCGGAAATGGCGCAAAATATGGTGGACCATGGCGTTAAGTATGTCTTTGAAGGTGCCAACATGCCGAGTCAAGAGGCAGCTGTTGAAATTTTCGATGACAATAAGGTGCTTTTCGGTCCTGCCAAAGCAGTAAATGCTGGTGGGGTAGCTGTTTCAGCCTTAGAAATGGCACAAAACTCACAACGTCTCCAATGGACCTTTGAAGAGGTTGATGGCCGCTTACAAGAAACCATGAAAGCTATTTATGATGCTTGTTCTAATACGGCCAAGCGGTATAGTCACCCTGATGACTTAAGACTTGGGGCTAATGTAGCTGGTTTTGCCCGCGTATCTGAAGTAATGCTAGCCCAAGGCTTAGTTTAA
- a CDS encoding siderophore ABC transporter substrate-binding protein: MHKFTKYSLVLSAGLVLAACGQSKPQDSEKAAESNVSQAASQTSNDQQVDQATVTVKDIHGEVQVPVQPKKVVALDNRTFETLEDWGVDLVAVPKDVMPADSAYVKDDKVENIGNHREPNLELIAAADPDLVIVGQRFAKYYDDIKALAPNAAIVDYSWNTEDAENTGQSLMEGFKTSTQGLGAIFQKEDQAQALIDNLDKAIADVKSAYNGQDKVMSVIVSGGEIGYAAPHTGRVWGPLYDLFNLKPALEVADSSSDHQGDDISVEAIAQSNPDWLLVLDRDAAITDTESQPAQEVIEDSPALKSLDAVKNNHVIYAPADTYTNESIQTLTEIFQSMAKAFKGE, from the coding sequence ATGCATAAATTTACTAAGTATTCCCTAGTTCTATCTGCTGGTCTGGTACTGGCAGCTTGCGGCCAATCTAAACCTCAAGATAGTGAAAAAGCTGCTGAATCTAATGTCAGTCAAGCTGCCAGTCAAACCTCAAATGACCAGCAAGTAGACCAAGCAACTGTCACTGTAAAAGATATCCACGGTGAAGTACAAGTCCCTGTCCAACCTAAAAAAGTAGTTGCCTTGGACAACCGGACTTTTGAAACACTAGAAGATTGGGGGGTCGACTTAGTAGCTGTGCCTAAAGATGTCATGCCAGCAGATAGCGCTTATGTTAAGGATGACAAGGTTGAAAATATTGGTAACCACCGCGAACCTAACTTGGAATTAATCGCGGCGGCTGATCCTGATTTGGTTATTGTGGGTCAACGCTTTGCCAAATACTACGATGATATCAAGGCGCTAGCCCCTAATGCAGCGATTGTTGACTATTCTTGGAATACTGAAGATGCCGAGAACACTGGCCAAAGCCTAATGGAAGGTTTCAAAACTTCAACTCAAGGTTTAGGCGCTATCTTCCAAAAAGAAGACCAAGCCCAAGCCTTAATTGATAACTTAGACAAGGCAATTGCCGATGTGAAGTCAGCCTACAATGGCCAAGATAAAGTAATGTCTGTCATTGTATCTGGTGGTGAAATTGGCTATGCGGCGCCACATACCGGTCGCGTTTGGGGACCTCTATACGATTTATTTAACCTTAAACCAGCACTAGAGGTTGCTGATAGCTCATCTGACCACCAAGGTGATGATATTTCAGTTGAAGCTATCGCCCAATCTAACCCAGACTGGTTACTCGTATTAGACCGAGATGCTGCGATTACTGATACTGAAAGTCAACCAGCACAAGAAGTGATTGAAGACTCTCCTGCCCTTAAATCTCTGGATGCTGTTAAGAATAACCATGTGATTTATGCTCCTGCTGATACCTATACCAACGAATCTATCCAAACTCTAACCGAAATATTCCAAAGTATGGCTAAGGCTTTTAAAGGAGAGTAA
- a CDS encoding NADH-dependent flavin oxidoreductase, giving the protein MSNQVNPKYQALFEPIKLGNGIELANRFSLNPLTTNASTREGYVTKEEVDYALRRSQSAPLQVTTAAYIEDYAQLFEYGPSVRDDSFIYGLSKLADAMRKDGAKAILQLTHAGRFAKIALNDYGVVYGPSAMTLKSPFEHQVLEMSTRKIHHVIQQYADATRRAIRAGFDGVEISNAQRILPQQFFSPFSNQRTDGYGAQSLENRARFGVEVMAAVQAVIDDYAPEGFILGFRGTPEETRGSEVGYTVDEFNQYFDMMMDVSNIHYYAIASWGHDIYLEKARAGSRKGEFVNRIVLDHIKGRCPVIATGGINSPDKALEALEHADMVGMSSVFVTEPDFVNKLAAGQEDQIDLGIDMDELDQLAIPHRAFKDLVEFMDFGGSLPEAARDKLRRMTDQTDISYFKAYK; this is encoded by the coding sequence ATGTCAAACCAAGTTAACCCGAAATATCAAGCCCTGTTTGAGCCAATTAAATTAGGCAATGGTATTGAATTGGCCAACCGCTTCTCTTTAAACCCGCTAACTACGAATGCTTCTACTCGTGAAGGCTACGTGACTAAGGAAGAAGTTGATTACGCGCTCCGTCGCAGTCAGTCTGCCCCCCTCCAGGTCACTACCGCAGCCTATATTGAAGATTATGCCCAGCTTTTTGAATACGGTCCCAGTGTCCGAGATGACTCTTTCATCTATGGTTTATCTAAATTAGCCGATGCTATGCGCAAAGATGGCGCCAAAGCTATCTTACAATTAACCCATGCTGGGCGCTTTGCTAAAATTGCCTTAAATGATTATGGTGTGGTGTATGGCCCCTCTGCAATGACCCTTAAATCACCCTTTGAACACCAAGTACTAGAAATGTCCACACGCAAAATTCACCATGTCATCCAACAATATGCTGATGCGACGCGCCGTGCCATCCGCGCTGGCTTTGATGGTGTTGAAATTTCAAATGCCCAGCGAATCCTGCCCCAACAATTCTTCTCACCTTTCTCAAATCAAAGAACAGATGGATATGGCGCCCAATCACTGGAAAATCGGGCCCGTTTCGGGGTTGAGGTTATGGCTGCTGTCCAAGCAGTGATTGATGATTATGCACCTGAGGGATTTATTCTCGGCTTCCGCGGTACACCTGAAGAAACGCGGGGTAGTGAAGTGGGATATACGGTCGATGAGTTTAACCAGTATTTTGACATGATGATGGATGTATCAAATATCCACTATTACGCCATCGCTAGCTGGGGCCACGATATCTATCTAGAAAAAGCCCGAGCGGGTAGCCGAAAAGGCGAATTCGTTAACCGTATCGTCCTTGACCATATAAAGGGTCGTTGCCCTGTAATTGCGACAGGCGGTATTAACTCTCCTGATAAAGCCCTAGAAGCTTTAGAACACGCTGACATGGTTGGTATGTCATCTGTCTTCGTCACTGAACCAGATTTTGTTAATAAACTAGCAGCTGGTCAGGAAGATCAAATTGACCTCGGCATTGATATGGATGAATTAGACCAACTAGCTATCCCCCATCGTGCCTTTAAAGATTTGGTTGAATTTATGGACTTCGGTGGCTCACTACCTGAAGCCGCTCGGGATAAATTACGCAGGATGACTGACCAAACTGATATTTCTTATTTCAAAGCTTATAAATAG
- the aroB gene encoding 3-dehydroquinate synthase: protein MEKVHIPIQPAYDVIIGRGLIDQADDLLAPYITGRKVMIITDANVASFAYPDRLQSRIQSLAHQVHQLIFPAGETTKNLANVGRIFDYLAQVNFSRNDYLIALGGGVVGDLAGFAAACYLRGINFFQMPTTLLAAIDSSVGGKTGVDIAAGKNLVGAFYQPKVVLCDLDSLKTLASQDFQDGMAEMIKYGLIDNPALVKKLNNRDQPLNAEAADLIDFVKTCVTMKRDIASQDAKDHGVRQLLNYGHTLGHALEQVSNYQISHGRAVALDMSVFVDLAVDQGILADNFRSDLDGLLKDYQLLTTKPQYDFDELKTAMSNDKKRRQDEITLVLPDSLGHCGLYHYQLEDFYTSLERVWAAYDIQ, encoded by the coding sequence ATGGAAAAGGTTCATATTCCCATCCAGCCAGCCTATGATGTCATTATTGGCCGCGGTTTAATCGACCAAGCTGATGACTTACTAGCGCCTTACATCACTGGCCGTAAGGTGATGATCATCACTGATGCTAACGTTGCCAGCTTCGCTTATCCAGATCGTTTGCAAAGTCGTATCCAAAGCTTAGCCCACCAGGTCCACCAGCTTATTTTTCCTGCTGGTGAAACCACTAAGAATTTGGCTAATGTTGGCCGTATCTTTGATTACTTAGCCCAGGTCAACTTTTCCCGTAACGACTATCTCATTGCCCTGGGGGGCGGTGTTGTCGGTGACTTGGCCGGTTTTGCTGCGGCTTGTTATCTGCGCGGGATTAACTTTTTCCAGATGCCAACCACCCTGTTGGCGGCGATTGACTCTTCTGTAGGTGGCAAGACTGGGGTGGATATCGCAGCTGGAAAAAATCTAGTTGGTGCCTTTTATCAACCAAAAGTTGTCCTCTGTGACTTGGATAGTTTAAAAACTTTAGCCAGCCAGGATTTTCAGGATGGTATGGCGGAAATGATCAAATATGGCCTAATTGATAATCCTGCTTTAGTCAAAAAATTGAATAATCGTGACCAGCCACTTAATGCTGAAGCAGCAGATTTAATCGATTTTGTAAAAACTTGTGTCACCATGAAGCGCGATATTGCTAGCCAGGATGCTAAGGACCATGGTGTCCGCCAATTACTTAATTATGGGCACACCCTGGGCCATGCCCTAGAACAGGTATCTAATTATCAAATATCGCATGGTCGTGCGGTAGCTCTAGACATGTCAGTATTTGTTGACTTAGCGGTTGACCAGGGGATATTAGCTGATAACTTCAGGTCTGACTTAGATGGGCTACTTAAGGATTACCAACTTCTGACCACGAAGCCACAATATGACTTTGATGAGCTAAAGACAGCCATGTCTAATGATAAAAAGCGTCGCCAAGATGAAATAACCTTAGTATTACCTGATAGCCTAGGCCATTGCGGTCTCTATCATTATCAGCTTGAAGATTTTTATACCAGCTTGGAAAGGGTGTGGGCAGCCTATGACATCCAGTGA
- a CDS encoding VWA-like domain-containing protein — MADVTRNLSYQDLSDHFGQVELAYITFLNHGQQEDLQKFSQLMDQYIGLLLSSLMADRTYQGASDALFAGILYRINRRMDTELAKPMFFEFEGLSLNLAINPLLFYLYYEKPAQMLAGLKQMCYHVVFDYLTKYDWAYQEERTGKMMSVAMEVAINQYLQDLPGNSVGLDWVQEMTGDAYLDSHRGALYYYEAMLAVDQDPKKQGHQRLATTFNRMKGSGEMSDLYEQFTGSFDPRQASDLRADKADQLAKEMRKNPSMQQAIPQAKNNDLHRKIVNGLVRDSYRDLSEEMRKNLSNNLDVKIAQITKRRSLNWRDIIQRGLGTTVVPYRLSKNRMNRRQPYRIDLPGRTLDTASRLVAFFDTSASQNEGALAYSLGELANIQETLHADVWVVQVDTQVTKVEKLNRQTLKEFDFKGRGGTSFAPAFEWLHQMGFTDQDTVAVYFTDGYGDDNFERYGFTNMYWVLTDADPSEPVPLSTDGGGKILYLRGDEKYNRDILSQLTKRR; from the coding sequence ATGGCTGATGTGACCCGTAATTTAAGCTACCAAGATCTGTCAGATCATTTTGGCCAGGTAGAATTAGCATATATTACCTTTTTGAACCATGGTCAGCAGGAAGATCTGCAGAAATTTTCTCAGTTAATGGACCAGTATATTGGCCTCTTGCTATCTTCCTTGATGGCAGATCGGACCTATCAAGGCGCTAGTGATGCCCTTTTTGCTGGTATTTTATACCGCATCAACCGACGGATGGATACGGAACTAGCCAAACCCATGTTTTTTGAATTTGAAGGCTTGTCTTTAAATTTGGCGATTAATCCCTTGCTCTTTTACCTCTATTATGAAAAACCAGCCCAAATGTTAGCTGGTCTCAAGCAGATGTGCTACCATGTAGTTTTTGATTATTTAACCAAGTACGATTGGGCTTATCAGGAAGAGCGGACTGGTAAAATGATGTCGGTCGCTATGGAAGTCGCGATTAACCAATACCTGCAAGACCTTCCTGGTAATTCGGTTGGTCTAGACTGGGTCCAAGAAATGACAGGTGATGCCTATCTAGATAGTCACCGAGGAGCCCTCTACTATTACGAAGCCATGCTGGCTGTTGACCAGGATCCTAAAAAGCAAGGTCACCAGCGCTTAGCCACCACCTTTAACCGCATGAAGGGGTCGGGAGAGATGTCCGACCTCTATGAACAATTTACTGGTAGTTTTGATCCCCGTCAGGCTAGTGATCTACGTGCAGATAAGGCTGACCAACTGGCTAAAGAAATGAGAAAGAATCCGTCTATGCAGCAAGCCATTCCTCAAGCCAAAAACAATGACTTACACCGTAAAATTGTTAATGGCTTGGTACGGGACTCTTACCGTGACTTGAGTGAAGAAATGCGTAAAAATCTTTCAAATAATTTGGACGTTAAGATTGCCCAGATTACTAAACGGCGTAGTCTGAACTGGCGTGATATTATTCAAAGAGGGCTTGGGACGACAGTGGTTCCTTATCGCCTATCTAAAAACCGGATGAACCGTCGCCAACCTTACCGGATTGACCTGCCGGGCCGGACACTGGATACAGCTAGTCGTTTAGTCGCATTTTTTGATACGTCAGCTTCACAAAATGAGGGCGCTCTGGCCTATTCATTGGGGGAATTAGCTAATATCCAAGAAACGCTCCACGCTGATGTCTGGGTCGTCCAAGTCGATACCCAGGTTACCAAGGTTGAAAAGCTTAACCGTCAAACTCTCAAGGAGTTTGACTTCAAGGGTCGAGGTGGCACTTCCTTTGCGCCAGCCTTTGAATGGCTCCACCAGATGGGCTTTACCGACCAGGACACGGTGGCTGTTTACTTTACAGATGGCTATGGCGATGACAACTTTGAACGTTATGGATTTACCAATATGTACTGGGTGCTCACCGATGCTGATCCGAGTGAACCTGTTCCACTATCGACTGATGGTGGTGGTAAGATCTTGTATTTACGCGGTGACGAGAAGTATAACCGTGATATTTTAAGTCAACTGACTAAAAGGAGGTAG
- a CDS encoding CitMHS family transporter, translating into MIALMGFAMIIIFMALIMKKKISPFIGLVALPVSFAALGQLLNFWSIDIGEAALSGLMTTAKTGIMLFFAIYMFTIMIDAGLFDPLSNLMIKYAKGDPLKVSLATVLLTILVSLNGDGTTTMIIVSTAMVPIYKKLNMNLLDLAVLTMTAHSIINLLPWGGPTARAIAVMEVGTSEVMRGLVPMMAVAIVYMFAVAYWIGKQEQKRLGVIYLTDQEIADMMVQGDGDNQNLKRPHLVWLNATIVLITVGLLVVSDIPPAIIFMVGTVVTLLVNYPNLKDQKGRIDANASEANQVVMTVFAAGVFMGILKETGMADGIATALLAMIPDSLGRFYGLIVAILSALGTYFLHNDAFYYGMMPILRQAGEVYGFTDLQLTFASLMGQAFHLFSPLVPFSYVLLGMTGVDWGAWQKKGLVVSLGIFIIYVIVGGLLGLMPIII; encoded by the coding sequence ATGATTGCTTTAATGGGATTTGCTATGATTATTATTTTCATGGCCTTGATAATGAAAAAGAAGATTAGTCCTTTTATTGGTTTAGTTGCCCTACCGGTCAGCTTTGCTGCGCTAGGTCAGCTACTAAATTTTTGGTCAATTGACATAGGTGAAGCGGCCTTGTCAGGTTTAATGACAACAGCTAAAACCGGTATTATGCTTTTCTTTGCTATTTATATGTTTACCATCATGATTGATGCCGGTTTGTTTGACCCCTTATCAAATTTGATGATTAAGTACGCAAAGGGTGATCCTTTAAAAGTCTCCTTAGCAACGGTTTTGCTAACTATATTGGTGTCGCTCAATGGCGATGGGACTACGACTATGATTATTGTCTCTACTGCCATGGTGCCGATATATAAAAAGCTAAATATGAACTTGTTGGACTTGGCTGTCCTTACCATGACGGCTCATTCGATTATAAATTTACTGCCTTGGGGCGGTCCGACTGCACGGGCTATTGCCGTGATGGAAGTTGGCACTTCAGAAGTGATGCGCGGCCTGGTGCCCATGATGGCTGTTGCCATAGTCTATATGTTCGCAGTTGCTTATTGGATTGGGAAACAGGAGCAAAAGCGCCTGGGTGTGATTTACTTGACGGACCAAGAAATTGCGGACATGATGGTGCAAGGTGATGGGGATAATCAAAATCTGAAGCGCCCCCATTTAGTTTGGCTCAATGCTACAATTGTTTTGATTACTGTTGGCTTATTAGTTGTTTCTGATATACCGCCAGCAATAATCTTTATGGTAGGCACGGTAGTGACCTTACTCGTTAATTATCCCAACCTAAAGGACCAAAAAGGACGCATTGATGCTAATGCGAGCGAAGCCAACCAGGTGGTCATGACTGTATTTGCAGCCGGTGTTTTTATGGGAATTTTAAAAGAAACGGGTATGGCTGATGGCATTGCTACTGCCCTATTAGCTATGATTCCTGATTCGCTGGGTCGCTTTTACGGTTTGATAGTGGCTATACTTTCAGCCCTAGGTACTTATTTTCTACACAACGATGCCTTCTATTACGGGATGATGCCTATTTTACGCCAGGCTGGTGAGGTATATGGTTTTACTGATCTGCAGCTGACCTTTGCTTCTTTAATGGGCCAGGCCTTTCACTTGTTTAGTCCTTTAGTGCCCTTCTCTTATGTACTGCTGGGCATGACAGGAGTGGATTGGGGGGCATGGCAGAAGAAGGGTCTGGTCGTCTCACTGGGCATTTTCATTATTTATGTGATTGTTGGTGGCCTTCTAGGCTTGATGCCAATTATAATTTAA
- the aroF gene encoding 3-deoxy-7-phosphoheptulonate synthase — protein MIIVSKNDQARQKLVEKLSAQDLKLTPLKRGDSALLIEGKLSADDKQALANMEEVLAIEELKEKFVRASRQVHPEDSVIDVAGVKVGGGHFAMIGGPCAIESLDQLRETARYVKAAGANMLRGGAFKPRTSPYSFQGMGQEGLRLLHQVGQEFNLPTVAEVMEISQIELFDQEGVDVFQIGARNAQNFDLLKAVGKTKRPVLLKRGIAGTIDEWLMSAEYIMSEGNPNVMLCERGIRTYETATRNTQDLSAVPLVHQLSHLPVVVDPSHAAGRRDIIEDMALAGVAAGADGLIIETHIKPEEAVSDGPQSLYPDQYQAMTKKVWQLHSFMQGLNA, from the coding sequence ATGATTATTGTAAGTAAAAATGACCAAGCCCGGCAAAAGCTAGTTGAAAAATTAAGTGCCCAAGACCTAAAATTGACCCCGCTCAAACGGGGGGACAGTGCCCTTTTAATTGAGGGTAAGCTATCGGCAGACGACAAGCAGGCCCTTGCTAATATGGAAGAGGTCCTTGCCATTGAAGAATTAAAAGAAAAATTTGTGCGGGCCTCACGCCAGGTGCATCCTGAAGATTCCGTAATAGATGTGGCAGGTGTCAAGGTAGGCGGCGGTCATTTCGCCATGATTGGTGGCCCTTGCGCGATTGAGTCTCTGGATCAGTTGCGAGAAACAGCTCGCTACGTTAAAGCAGCTGGAGCCAACATGTTGCGCGGCGGTGCCTTTAAGCCGCGTACCTCTCCCTATTCCTTCCAAGGTATGGGTCAAGAGGGCTTGCGCCTCTTACACCAGGTAGGTCAAGAATTTAACTTGCCAACAGTAGCTGAAGTTATGGAGATTTCTCAAATTGAACTCTTCGACCAAGAAGGCGTAGATGTTTTCCAAATTGGTGCTCGGAATGCTCAAAACTTTGACCTCCTTAAAGCAGTTGGTAAAACCAAACGACCAGTATTATTGAAGCGTGGCATTGCCGGCACTATTGACGAGTGGTTGATGTCAGCTGAGTATATCATGAGCGAGGGTAACCCAAATGTTATGCTTTGTGAACGTGGTATCAGAACTTATGAAACAGCGACTCGTAATACCCAGGACTTATCCGCCGTCCCGCTGGTTCATCAGTTAAGCCACCTGCCAGTAGTAGTTGACCCGTCACACGCTGCTGGTCGTCGTGACATTATTGAAGATATGGCCCTGGCCGGGGTAGCAGCCGGCGCTGATGGCTTAATTATTGAAACCCATATTAAACCGGAAGAGGCCGTATCTGATGGTCCCCAATCTCTATACCCAGACCAATATCAAGCCATGACCAAGAAAGTATGGCAATTACACAGCTTTATGCAAGGTTTGAATGCCTAA